One window from the genome of Streptomyces sp. WZ-12 encodes:
- the polX gene encoding DNA polymerase/3'-5' exonuclease PolX, with product MVRANDEVEALLQEYADLLAISGGDAFKARAYEKAARAIGGHPADVSKLDAKGLREIPHVGASIAEKVVEFLRSGRVAVIEETRATIPAGVRELITIPTLGPKKALVLYEDLGITSVDQLLDAVHEERLRDLKGFGEKTEENILHGIALLQQAGGGRILLNAAMDVAEQITGELSRIAGCERCAYAGSLRRMRETIGDIDILVAAERSAPFMAALAELPSTAEVIAHGEKKTSVRTTKGLQVDLRVLPPASWGAGLQYFTGAKAHNIRTRAIAVHNGLKLSEYGLFDSESGELVASETEEEIYARLGLPWIAPPLREDRGEVAAGLRDELPDLVTEQDIRGDLHTHTDLTDGLSSLEDMVAAAADRGYAYYAVTDHAPNLSMQRMTDEKMLAQRAAVRALDRKHRGMRLLHGTELNIDPDGEVDWPDAFLAEFDLCVASVHSHFNQSRRALTRRLIRACENPYVAIIGHPTTRLIGKRPGIDADFDAVFEACARTGTALEINAHPERLDLCDEDILRAKRHGVKFAVNSDAHATTHLPYLRYGIGTAQRGWLTKDDIINAWPLTKLRRFLRAGRRP from the coding sequence ATGGTCCGCGCCAATGACGAGGTCGAGGCGTTGCTCCAGGAGTACGCCGACCTCCTCGCGATCAGCGGCGGCGACGCCTTCAAGGCCCGGGCGTACGAGAAGGCCGCCCGGGCCATCGGGGGGCACCCCGCCGACGTCTCGAAGCTGGACGCCAAGGGGCTGCGGGAGATCCCGCACGTCGGGGCGTCGATCGCGGAGAAGGTGGTGGAGTTCCTGCGCTCGGGCCGGGTGGCGGTGATCGAGGAGACCCGCGCGACGATCCCGGCCGGCGTACGGGAGTTGATCACCATCCCGACGCTCGGCCCGAAGAAGGCCCTGGTCCTCTACGAGGACCTGGGGATCACCTCCGTCGACCAACTGCTGGACGCCGTCCACGAGGAGCGGTTGCGGGACCTGAAGGGGTTCGGCGAGAAGACCGAGGAGAACATCCTGCACGGCATCGCGCTGCTGCAGCAGGCGGGCGGCGGCCGCATCCTGCTCAACGCCGCGATGGACGTCGCCGAGCAGATCACCGGCGAACTGTCCCGGATCGCCGGCTGCGAGCGCTGCGCCTACGCCGGGTCGCTGCGCCGGATGCGGGAGACCATCGGGGACATCGACATCCTCGTCGCCGCGGAGCGGTCCGCGCCGTTCATGGCGGCGCTGGCCGAGCTCCCGTCCACCGCCGAGGTCATCGCGCACGGCGAGAAGAAGACCTCCGTCCGCACCACCAAGGGCCTCCAGGTGGATCTGCGGGTGCTGCCGCCGGCCTCCTGGGGCGCGGGCCTCCAGTACTTCACCGGCGCCAAGGCACACAACATCCGGACCCGCGCGATCGCGGTGCACAACGGCCTGAAGCTGTCCGAATACGGGCTGTTCGACAGCGAGAGCGGCGAGTTGGTCGCCTCGGAGACGGAGGAGGAGATCTACGCCCGGCTCGGACTGCCGTGGATCGCACCGCCGTTGCGGGAGGACCGCGGCGAGGTCGCCGCCGGGCTGCGGGACGAACTGCCCGACCTGGTCACGGAGCAGGACATCCGGGGCGATCTGCACACCCACACCGACCTCACCGACGGCCTGTCCTCCCTGGAGGACATGGTCGCCGCGGCCGCCGACCGGGGCTACGCGTACTACGCGGTCACCGACCACGCCCCGAACCTCTCCATGCAGCGGATGACCGACGAGAAGATGCTCGCCCAACGGGCCGCGGTGCGGGCCCTGGACCGCAAGCACCGCGGCATGCGGCTGCTGCACGGCACCGAACTCAACATCGACCCGGACGGCGAAGTCGACTGGCCCGACGCGTTCCTGGCGGAATTCGACCTCTGCGTGGCCTCGGTGCATTCGCACTTCAACCAGAGCCGACGGGCGCTCACCCGCCGTCTGATCCGCGCCTGCGAGAATCCGTACGTCGCGATCATCGGCCATCCCACCACCCGGCTGATCGGCAAACGCCCGGGAATCGACGCGGACTTCGACGCGGTATTCGAAGCCTGCGCCCGCACCGGCACCGCCCTGGAAATCAACGCCCATCCCGAGCGGTTGGACCTGTGCGATGAGGACATCCTGCGCGCCAAGCGGCACGGCGTGAAATTCGCCGTGAACTCCGACGCGCACGCCACCACGCACCTGCCCTATCTGCGCTATGGAATCGGCACCGCGCAGCGCGGCTGGCTCACCAAGGACGACATCATCAATGCCTGGCCGCTGACGAAATTGCGCCGCTTCCTGCGCGCGGGCCGCCGACCGTAA
- a CDS encoding ScbR family autoregulator-binding transcription factor: MHVQIRAKTTRRFLLEAAATLFDERGYAGTSISDISAHSGRTSGAIYFHFASKEKLALAIVEEHFATWPQLISRYRQPGVPALEKLVGLSFEVARAFRDDVVVRAGARLWAERKAIETQLPTPFLGWIEAVTQLLEEAARNGELAVGMQPVVTAHGVVCAFFGLHTVSDALEGRRNIEEHLDDLWLLLLRGLQAEPDPAALLDRVHRRDRGTTPEPEPA, translated from the coding sequence GTGCATGTGCAGATCCGGGCGAAGACGACGCGCAGGTTCCTTCTGGAAGCGGCCGCAACGCTGTTCGACGAGCGGGGTTATGCCGGCACGAGCATCAGCGATATCAGCGCGCATTCCGGCCGCACCAGCGGCGCGATCTATTTCCACTTCGCCAGTAAGGAGAAGCTCGCCCTGGCCATCGTCGAGGAGCACTTCGCCACCTGGCCGCAACTGATCAGCCGTTACCGACAGCCCGGCGTACCGGCGTTGGAGAAACTCGTCGGGCTGAGCTTCGAGGTGGCGCGGGCGTTCCGGGACGACGTCGTGGTGCGGGCCGGGGCTCGACTGTGGGCGGAGCGCAAGGCCATCGAGACCCAGCTCCCGACGCCGTTCCTCGGCTGGATCGAGGCGGTGACCCAGCTCCTCGAAGAGGCCGCCCGCAACGGCGAACTGGCCGTCGGGATGCAGCCGGTGGTCACCGCGCACGGCGTGGTCTGCGCCTTCTTCGGGCTGCACACCGTCTCCGACGCGCTGGAGGGACGGCGGAACATCGAGGAGCACCTCGACGACCTGTGGCTGTTGCTGCTGCGCGGCCTCCAGGCCGAGCCGGACCCGGCCGCGCTGCTGGACCGGGTGCACCGGCGGGACCGCGGCACGACACCGGAGCCCGAGCCCGCCTAG
- a CDS encoding ScbA/BarX family gamma-butyrolactone biosynthesis protein has product MNTSPSGPAEKSRPLSWSRTVERELVHRTSVAEVLLTDVRPAPATDTFDAAACWPRAHTTFPRTGPQRHSPLVLVETLRQLGLYVPLRFYGVPATCHAIITDLHFRLSPAAEPPAAPGATEITCRARASGVRRTPDGTVTGLRLDVDFAAGGALFGRGGGGVRFVPEAGYAALRARGATGTPTPAPPPPAHRPGVAALTVNHLQDAVLALDGDGLLVAPADPLHPFLFDHPTDHVPGMVLLEAARQAVAYRTGGALARPRGGRLRAVRFTELAPLARVLCTRHHSTCVFRIVQGGTPTAYGTLSYA; this is encoded by the coding sequence ATGAATACGTCACCTTCCGGCCCGGCCGAAAAGAGCCGACCGCTCAGTTGGTCCCGGACCGTCGAGCGGGAGTTGGTGCACCGGACCTCGGTGGCCGAGGTCCTCCTCACGGACGTCCGCCCGGCGCCGGCCACGGACACCTTCGACGCGGCGGCGTGCTGGCCGCGGGCCCACACGACCTTCCCGCGCACCGGGCCACAACGGCACAGCCCACTGGTCCTGGTGGAGACCCTGCGCCAGCTCGGCCTATACGTCCCGCTGCGGTTCTACGGGGTCCCCGCGACATGCCACGCGATCATCACCGACCTGCACTTCCGGCTCTCCCCTGCGGCCGAACCGCCGGCCGCCCCCGGCGCGACCGAGATCACCTGCCGCGCCCGCGCGAGCGGCGTCCGACGGACACCGGACGGGACCGTCACCGGCCTGCGGCTGGACGTCGACTTCGCCGCTGGAGGGGCGCTTTTCGGCCGGGGCGGCGGCGGGGTCCGGTTCGTGCCCGAGGCGGGCTACGCCGCCCTGCGCGCCCGGGGCGCGACCGGCACTCCGACGCCCGCGCCCCCGCCGCCGGCGCACCGCCCGGGCGTCGCCGCGTTGACCGTGAACCACCTCCAGGACGCGGTCCTCGCCCTGGACGGCGACGGGCTGTTGGTGGCGCCGGCCGACCCGCTGCACCCGTTCCTCTTCGACCACCCCACCGACCACGTGCCCGGGATGGTGCTCCTGGAGGCCGCGCGACAGGCGGTCGCGTACCGCACCGGAGGCGCACTGGCGCGCCCGCGCGGGGGGCGGCTCAGGGCGGTGCGGTTCACCGAACTCGCGCCGCTCGCCCGCGTGCTGTGCACCCGGCACCACTCGACGTGCGTGTTCCGCATCGTCCAGGGCGGCACACCAACGGCCTACGGCACCCTCAGTTACGCATAG
- a CDS encoding HAD family hydrolase, which translates to MTAHRILSWTPAAVVFDCDGTLMDTERHWVDARDVVLREYGYAPAPGFAEQARGLHYTACGRLMADAVGRPDLTEELTASLLDRFRQLVAANPTTMPGAPELVRSAARFAPLAVASNCPLEVVESCLDFAGLRRFFGHIVVPDASTRPKPHPDVYLTAARLCGVEPASALAVEDSHCGIQAAAAAGLRVIGVGPRPSGPETTLADWWVHSLQEPAVQGWAGARIPIQGDGPNGAQHGTQNGTP; encoded by the coding sequence ATGACAGCACACCGCATCCTTTCCTGGACCCCCGCCGCCGTCGTCTTCGACTGTGACGGCACGTTGATGGACACCGAACGCCACTGGGTGGACGCCCGTGACGTGGTGCTGCGCGAATACGGCTACGCCCCCGCCCCGGGGTTCGCGGAACAGGCCCGGGGCCTGCACTACACCGCGTGCGGCCGGCTGATGGCCGATGCGGTCGGCCGGCCCGACCTGACCGAGGAGTTGACGGCCTCGCTGCTCGACCGCTTCCGGCAACTCGTCGCGGCCAACCCGACGACCATGCCCGGCGCCCCCGAACTGGTGCGCTCGGCCGCCCGGTTCGCCCCGCTGGCGGTGGCCAGCAACTGCCCGCTGGAAGTCGTGGAATCCTGCCTGGACTTCGCCGGGCTGCGCCGGTTCTTCGGCCACATCGTGGTGCCCGACGCCAGCACCAGACCCAAACCCCACCCGGACGTCTACCTGACCGCGGCCCGGCTCTGCGGGGTCGAACCGGCCAGTGCACTGGCCGTCGAGGACTCGCACTGCGGCATCCAGGCGGCCGCGGCCGCCGGACTCCGGGTGATCGGCGTCGGCCCCCGCCCGTCCGGGCCGGAGACCACGCTGGCCGACTGGTGGGTCCACTCGCTCCAGGAACCGGCCGTGCAGGGCTGGGCGGGCGCCCGCATCCCCATCCAGGGCGACGGCCCCAACGGCGCCCAGCACGGCACGCAAAACGGCACGCCCTAA
- a CDS encoding aminoglycoside phosphotransferase family protein yields MTTSTPIDVPEAFTASYGAHGAAERAWLTTLPALGAEFLDRWALRPDGPARYGMASLVLPVRRPDGTPAALKLQQPREENAGAAASLLAWRGNGIVRLLDHDEASATQLLERLDAGRPLSAVPDDIEALGILAVLMARLVAVPAPAGLRRLADVAAAMVEQTPGAVPALGDPAERRLVRHCAATVAELLDEAGDRLLHWDLHYDNVLAGRREPWLAIDPEPLAGDPGFELLPALHNRWNEVVATGDVRRAVLRRFDLLTEVVGVDRERAVGWTLGRVLQNALWDVEDGEHALAPAQMAIAEALLNRPAPHGS; encoded by the coding sequence ATGACCACGTCGACCCCGATCGACGTCCCCGAGGCGTTCACCGCGTCCTACGGTGCGCACGGCGCCGCGGAGCGCGCCTGGCTCACCACACTGCCGGCGCTGGGCGCGGAGTTCCTTGACCGCTGGGCGCTGCGTCCGGACGGTCCCGCCCGGTACGGCATGGCCTCGCTCGTCCTGCCGGTGCGGCGCCCGGACGGGACGCCGGCCGCGCTCAAGCTCCAGCAGCCGCGCGAGGAGAACGCCGGTGCCGCCGCGAGCCTGCTGGCCTGGCGCGGCAACGGCATCGTCCGCCTGCTCGACCACGACGAGGCCAGCGCCACCCAGTTGTTGGAACGGCTGGACGCCGGCCGACCGTTGTCGGCAGTGCCCGACGACATCGAGGCGCTGGGCATCCTGGCCGTGCTGATGGCCCGGTTGGTGGCGGTGCCCGCCCCGGCGGGCCTGCGGCGGCTCGCGGACGTCGCCGCCGCCATGGTGGAGCAGACGCCGGGGGCCGTCCCGGCGCTCGGCGACCCGGCCGAGCGGCGGCTGGTGCGTCACTGCGCGGCCACCGTCGCCGAGCTCCTCGACGAGGCCGGCGACCGCCTGCTGCACTGGGACCTGCACTACGACAACGTGCTGGCCGGGCGGCGGGAGCCCTGGTTGGCCATCGACCCCGAACCGCTCGCCGGCGACCCCGGTTTCGAGCTGCTGCCCGCGCTGCACAACCGGTGGAACGAAGTGGTGGCCACCGGTGACGTGCGGCGGGCGGTGCTGCGGCGGTTCGACCTGCTGACCGAGGTGGTCGGCGTGGACCGGGAGCGGGCCGTGGGCTGGACGCTCGGCCGGGTCCTGCAGAACGCCCTGTGGGACGTCGAGGACGGCGAGCACGCCCTCGCACCGGCCCAGATGGCCATCGCCGAGGCGCTGCTCAACCGTCCGGCGCCGCACGGGAGTTGA
- a CDS encoding DUF779 domain-containing protein, with product MDDEGTGPPQEAARIALTDAAAALLRSLRARHGPLMFHQSGGCCDGSAPMCYPEGEFRTGDSDVLLAELAVADVPEPVGFWMSADQFARWRHTHLTVDVVPGRGSGFSLEAPDGVRFLIRSRLFTDEERAALGG from the coding sequence ATGGACGACGAGGGCACCGGCCCGCCGCAGGAAGCCGCGCGGATCGCGCTCACCGACGCCGCCGCCGCGCTGCTGCGGTCGCTGCGCGCGCGGCACGGACCGTTGATGTTCCATCAGTCCGGCGGCTGCTGCGACGGCAGTGCGCCGATGTGCTATCCGGAGGGAGAGTTCCGCACCGGCGACTCGGACGTGCTGTTGGCGGAGTTGGCGGTGGCCGACGTGCCCGAACCGGTGGGCTTCTGGATGTCGGCCGACCAGTTCGCCCGCTGGCGACACACCCATCTGACGGTGGACGTCGTCCCGGGGCGGGGCAGCGGCTTCTCGCTGGAGGCGCCGGACGGCGTGCGCTTCCTGATCCGCTCCCGGCTCTTCACGGACGAGGAGCGGGCGGCGCTCGGCGGATGA
- a CDS encoding lytic polysaccharide monooxygenase auxiliary activity family 9 protein: MNKKRKLAASIGAGIAPLLVLTMSVSPASAHGYVSSPPSRQAQCAAGTVDCGPIKWEPQSVEGPKGLTSCSGGNSQFADLDDDSKAWKVTPVQSTQDFTWRFTARHATANFQYFANGQKIAEIDGHGAQPPAEVTHSVNFGSLKGQQKVLAVWNIADTANAFYACIDVNVG, encoded by the coding sequence ATGAACAAGAAGAGAAAGCTCGCCGCCTCCATCGGCGCCGGCATCGCCCCTCTCCTCGTCCTCACGATGTCCGTGAGCCCGGCCAGTGCCCACGGATACGTCTCCTCACCGCCCAGTCGGCAGGCCCAGTGCGCCGCCGGCACCGTCGACTGCGGCCCCATCAAGTGGGAACCGCAGAGCGTCGAGGGGCCCAAGGGGCTGACGAGTTGTAGCGGCGGCAACAGCCAGTTCGCCGACCTGGACGACGACTCCAAGGCGTGGAAGGTCACCCCGGTCCAGAGCACCCAGGACTTCACCTGGCGCTTCACGGCCCGGCACGCGACCGCCAACTTCCAGTATTTCGCCAACGGTCAGAAGATCGCCGAGATCGACGGCCACGGCGCCCAGCCGCCGGCCGAGGTCACCCACAGCGTCAACTTCGGCAGCCTCAAGGGCCAGCAGAAGGTCCTCGCGGTCTGGAACATCGCCGACACCGCCAACGCCTTCTACGCCTGCATCGACGTCAACGTCGGCTAA